A region of Bacteroidota bacterium DNA encodes the following proteins:
- a CDS encoding PKD domain-containing protein, with protein MLLLSGTGGILFSQVTANFTSNVTSGCSPVAVVFNSTSSTGTITSWFWDFGNGNTSTLQNPSDIYNTPGTYTVTLTVTGVGGSDTRTVVNYITVFQKPDVFIGATPTSGCVPLGVQFANNSIAYPGPFTSLIWDFGDGNTSNSANPLHTYSVPGTYNVLLSTVDNNGCSATNSVPTTINVSTPINANFSFALVGSCGAPVTANFTDISTGTGPFTYSWDFGDGSPLSTAQNPSHIYLANGSYTVTLIIDNGVGCQDTLVVPNAITISALNANFSAAPLQVCVGDPVAFTDLTTGGPLGWDWDFGDGGSSNAQNPSHAYAAPGFYTVELISTRGPGCADTVVQTNLIQVLPIPTANFSAANNTGCSAPLMVNFTDLSVGAVSWLWNFGDGNTSNLPSPTHTYTANGTYSVSLTVTGLNGCTHTVTQNNLVQIIPPVANFSFVGIQAGCMPRTINFTNTSTTTFGIFTTYQWDFGDGSNSNNVSPNHTYTTPGTWTVTLIVTTSGGCTDTLVMPALISTGPDPQANFSGSPTTVCFGEPISFTDLSTAATAWGWTFGDGGTSNVQNPTYTYTAVGCYTVTLVVGNNGCIDSRTRNNYVCVEGSEASFTTSATFACDTPATFTFTNTSSGTNLKAYWSFGDGTFDTIPGPVGSVVHVYDSFGVFTVQLISEDTMAGCRDTFFLTVTVSKPTAGFTQNAILGCSPFPVTFTNTSTGGITYQWTFGDGGNSAAANPTHNYLVAGNYLAQQIVIGANGCRDTAVSPVPIVVNGAVANFSAVPVATCQNTAITFTDLSTSNSALTAWSWDFGDGSPFVTLRGR; from the coding sequence GTGTTGCTCTTAAGTGGCACGGGCGGGATTCTATTCTCCCAAGTCACCGCCAATTTTACTTCGAATGTCACTTCAGGATGCAGCCCCGTAGCGGTTGTATTCAACAGTACGAGTTCCACGGGCACGATCACGAGTTGGTTCTGGGACTTTGGCAATGGCAATACCTCCACACTCCAAAATCCATCCGACATCTACAATACGCCCGGAACTTATACAGTTACATTGACTGTCACTGGCGTGGGCGGCTCTGACACGCGCACAGTTGTCAATTATATCACTGTATTCCAGAAGCCTGATGTTTTCATCGGGGCGACGCCGACTTCGGGTTGTGTGCCGTTGGGTGTGCAGTTTGCCAACAATTCGATTGCTTATCCCGGGCCCTTTACATCGTTGATTTGGGATTTTGGAGATGGCAATACGAGCAATTCGGCGAATCCACTGCATACTTACAGCGTGCCAGGCACTTACAATGTGCTGCTTTCCACCGTTGACAACAATGGCTGCTCCGCAACCAACTCGGTGCCGACAACGATCAATGTTTCCACCCCGATCAATGCCAATTTTTCCTTTGCACTTGTCGGAAGTTGTGGGGCACCGGTCACAGCAAATTTCACAGACATCAGCACGGGAACAGGTCCATTCACCTATTCTTGGGACTTTGGCGACGGTTCGCCGCTTTCCACCGCCCAAAATCCGTCCCATATCTACCTCGCCAATGGCAGCTATACGGTCACGCTGATCATTGACAATGGCGTCGGCTGCCAAGACACTTTGGTGGTGCCCAATGCGATCACGATTTCGGCGTTGAATGCGAATTTTTCCGCAGCGCCCCTTCAGGTTTGCGTCGGAGACCCGGTCGCCTTTACCGATTTGACCACGGGTGGACCGCTGGGTTGGGATTGGGACTTTGGCGATGGCGGTTCGTCGAATGCCCAAAATCCAAGCCATGCCTACGCTGCCCCGGGTTTTTACACCGTCGAATTGATCAGCACAAGAGGGCCGGGCTGCGCCGATACGGTCGTTCAAACAAATCTGATCCAAGTCTTGCCGATTCCCACAGCCAATTTTTCAGCCGCGAACAATACAGGTTGCAGCGCGCCTTTGATGGTCAATTTTACGGACTTGTCAGTCGGCGCGGTGAGTTGGCTTTGGAATTTCGGGGATGGAAATACTTCGAATTTACCTTCGCCGACACATACCTACACCGCCAATGGAACTTATTCTGTAAGCCTCACCGTGACAGGGCTCAATGGCTGTACGCATACTGTCACCCAAAACAATCTCGTGCAGATCATTCCACCCGTCGCGAATTTCAGTTTCGTGGGTATTCAGGCGGGATGTATGCCGAGGACGATTAATTTTACCAATACAAGCACAACGACATTTGGAATTTTCACCACCTACCAATGGGATTTCGGAGACGGGTCGAATTCCAACAACGTCAGCCCTAATCACACTTACACGACTCCCGGCACATGGACGGTAACGCTCATCGTCACGACCTCTGGCGGCTGCACAGACACACTTGTGATGCCTGCCTTGATCAGCACGGGACCTGATCCGCAGGCCAATTTCTCAGGTAGTCCTACAACTGTATGCTTTGGGGAACCAATATCCTTTACGGATTTATCCACGGCTGCTACGGCATGGGGCTGGACATTTGGGGATGGCGGAACGTCCAACGTACAGAATCCAACCTATACTTATACCGCGGTTGGCTGCTATACGGTGACGTTGGTGGTCGGAAACAACGGCTGCATCGATTCGCGGACGCGCAACAACTACGTCTGCGTCGAAGGGTCGGAGGCCAGTTTTACCACATCGGCAACTTTTGCCTGCGATACCCCGGCAACTTTCACGTTCACCAATACCTCCTCCGGCACGAATTTGAAGGCCTATTGGAGTTTCGGGGACGGAACGTTTGACACCATTCCAGGGCCGGTCGGTTCCGTTGTGCATGTCTACGATAGCTTTGGCGTATTCACCGTGCAACTGATTTCGGAGGATACCATGGCAGGATGTCGGGATACATTCTTCTTGACGGTCACCGTAAGCAAACCCACCGCTGGATTCACGCAGAATGCCATTTTGGGTTGTTCGCCATTTCCGGTGACGTTTACCAATACCTCAACCGGCGGAATCACTTACCAATGGACGTTTGGCGATGGTGGAAATAGCGCTGCGGCAAATCCGACACACAACTATTTGGTCGCCGGAAATTATTTGGCACAGCAAATCGTCATCGGTGCCAATGGTTGCCGCGACACGGCGGTTTCTCCCGTCCCCATCGTCGTCAATGGTGCGGTAGCCAATTTTTCAGCAGTTCCCGTGGCGACTTGTCAAAATACCGCGATCACGTTTACTGATTTGTCTACCTCCAACTCGGCTTTGACGGCTTGGTCTTGGGACTTTGGGGATGGAAGTCCGTTTGTGACGTTGCGGGGCCGTTGA
- a CDS encoding gliding motility-associated C-terminal domain-containing protein: MITFTDSSVCDTTIATWNWIFGDGGTGIDSVVGHTYSDTGSYDVTLVITSSVGCVDSVIFPSFINIYSPGLPAIWAATVEGDDQVAVVFHRDSSALFGSYELWRMNPAATNIATEPVQSDTVLVDLASNSLNTANLYRPQIVSICLDSTPLPPTIPHQTVELATLSMVNQVMLMWSPYAGWANVQRYDIFAVQDYDTTNVTFLGSVAGNQAQYVDTTVYCDDLRTYRVRAVGTFPQERSWSDTSAARPIHLPPTYIPAMVTASVLNNQDITVEWSPALFPGAGGFEVFRSTDANTWASQGILPSGTTQFVDLAANVNAQSYYYRITVADSCSYWSQPSDVARSILLELDGSNGVADMSWNAYSNWANGVDRYEMEGRPLNGGAWVLMGTMAANDLTFLDNQGLPGEPGTCYRVTAFESGGNSASSISNEVCFTMDIWVPNTITPNNDGFNDVLIVRALAGYPGTGIDIFNRWGNLVYHNDDYQNDWAGTNGNTGETLPDGTYYWVLHVSDGRTLKGYVTILR, encoded by the coding sequence ATGATCACTTTTACCGACAGTTCGGTTTGTGATACAACGATTGCAACTTGGAACTGGATTTTTGGGGATGGCGGGACGGGTATTGATTCGGTTGTCGGGCATACCTATTCAGATACTGGATCTTATGACGTGACCTTGGTGATCACATCCTCGGTGGGTTGTGTGGATTCGGTGATATTCCCCAGCTTCATCAACATTTATTCGCCAGGTCTTCCCGCAATCTGGGCTGCCACGGTCGAAGGAGACGATCAGGTTGCCGTTGTCTTTCACAGGGATTCTTCGGCATTGTTTGGCAGTTATGAACTTTGGCGAATGAACCCTGCCGCGACCAACATCGCCACGGAACCCGTACAAAGCGATACCGTTTTGGTTGATTTGGCTTCCAACAGCCTCAATACCGCCAATCTCTACCGTCCGCAAATTGTGAGCATCTGTTTGGATTCCACGCCTTTGCCGCCGACAATTCCGCATCAGACCGTCGAATTGGCCACTTTGTCGATGGTGAATCAGGTGATGTTGATGTGGTCACCTTACGCAGGCTGGGCAAATGTGCAGCGCTACGACATTTTTGCCGTTCAAGATTATGATACAACGAACGTCACATTCTTAGGCTCGGTGGCTGGCAATCAGGCGCAGTATGTGGATACGACGGTGTATTGCGACGACTTGCGCACCTATCGCGTGCGCGCCGTGGGTACATTCCCGCAGGAGCGGTCTTGGAGCGATACGAGTGCGGCGCGGCCGATTCATCTGCCACCGACTTACATTCCGGCGATGGTCACAGCCTCCGTCCTCAACAACCAAGACATCACCGTCGAATGGAGCCCTGCCTTGTTCCCCGGTGCCGGCGGATTTGAGGTTTTCCGTTCGACGGATGCCAATACTTGGGCGTCGCAGGGAATTTTGCCCTCCGGAACGACTCAGTTTGTCGATTTGGCCGCCAATGTCAATGCCCAATCCTATTATTACCGCATCACGGTCGCAGACAGTTGCAGCTATTGGTCGCAACCTTCGGATGTCGCACGGAGCATTTTGCTGGAACTCGACGGGAGCAACGGCGTCGCCGACATGTCTTGGAATGCCTATTCGAATTGGGCAAACGGCGTGGACCGCTACGAAATGGAAGGCCGTCCGCTGAATGGCGGTGCCTGGGTTTTGATGGGAACGATGGCAGCCAATGACTTGACATTTTTGGACAATCAAGGCTTGCCCGGCGAACCGGGAACTTGCTACCGCGTGACGGCATTCGAATCCGGCGGAAATAGCGCAAGCAGCATCAGCAACGAGGTTTGCTTCACCATGGACATTTGGGTGCCCAATACCATCACCCCCAACAACGATGGCTTCAATGACGTGCTGATTGTAAGGGCCTTGGCTGGGTATCCGGGCACTGGAATCGACATCTTCAACCGTTGGGGCAATCTCGTTTACCACAACGACGACTATCAAAACGACTGGGCAGGAACCAATGGCAATACCGGCGAAACCTTGCCCGATGGGACCTATTACTGGGTTTTGCACGTGAGCGACGGTCGCACATTAAAAGGTTATGTAACGATCTTGCGATGA
- a CDS encoding PKD domain-containing protein: MRKTATYRLRIRPFSTLMAAGLVLFLCFGQLHAQQKGTLKRANEAFEKMSYLEAIKYFEKALSKGFDKNGLIRLADAYRLTNNSRKAAEVYSKVVGLNQILPINYFYFAQALMNQGLYPEAAKWFDRYAKAVPQDPRGEKFAASCRTIESYFADTAEIRIRPFPHNSKVDDFSPVWYKGGILFSSSRSEGSVVESRYDWNGQPFLDLYYSKMTGEGEKFSRPVLIKGKLNTRFHEATCAWDSLNSLVYFTRNNFFEGKKTTDDNGIMNLKLFYADVPQTGPWTNVRSLPFNSDVYSIGHPAIMYGSESLLFISDKPGGFGGTDIYRANFSEDGWAEPVNLGPSVNTAGNEMFPYLTPDGLLYFSSDGLGGLGGLDVFYCDLNAKECIPQNMGAPINSSADDFGFLMSGDHGWGMFSSNRLGGLGSDDIYLLKYEKPSWKGVVVDAVTKQPIQGVKVALHLPRINRQITAETDPNGNVNLLLNRDVTYQLVAEADQYRAKRMEISTYGAKKDDQLQDTIFMERPSIIVVTKVLDVSTGFPITNAKVRIVGSDMTMKTDSAGEVTFYYDPYPEYEQRPVDCPEQEIAQYCFKFQDEGILDFDTLQLTYEWSFGDGTKVRELEPRHCYRGPGTYHVELNLLDRAGQVFMNQATYDLEVRPPAGLLIDGPDTVRVGSRVSYASGRAILDGCSLDQFQWDLNSGETFSGLGFSHVFAKPGRYRLRLNASGTGDQAPQACSSCMTKDIVVLESDWIKPDRDSLIFAWSKTPTTPAPKIECEQQQPESYCYNFFDDGDLASDSLPYLYHWDLGDGTKMQGLTINHCYAQPGTYTIRLEVVDPFTNRIVSVVSEYDLEVKDLRQVYVESYDTVAVGTSIEFDALKSDVPGCNIQSVSWDFGDGAKATGAVTMHEYTRRGTFRVQMIVQGVDPRTGQACSKCTYKEVQVLPDYRGNEVRDSLQQIAEIATTGRSIPTGTVLLEILKEGYGNHRLSFDPGTKPGIVRDSVFMEKPGGQGAVIVDVADEKTRLRLKQVTLTLRDATTGIEIGTYDLEEGAMTLPLEPGKTYSMVASKPGYLNAAQDVGPIEKGKKLTQIHFELKQAIVGSSWVFHNLYYDFDRANIRHDAAIELEKLAGFLKANPSLTIELGSHTDVRGSDAYNLELSQNRANSAVEYLKTRGISGQSHCATWLWRAKTNQPLRRWCDLQRSTAPRKSPHRNHHFGFEGSDLFTGKKSRGHLGNRIAQHSFDAAVFGTVYHFGGYLCARERPCLFPGIGRKICCHGQKSRRILGIYHRKLS; encoded by the coding sequence ATGCGGAAGACAGCGACATATCGCCTGCGAATAAGGCCATTCAGCACGCTGATGGCGGCGGGCTTGGTATTGTTTTTGTGCTTTGGGCAATTACATGCCCAACAAAAAGGCACATTGAAGCGCGCCAACGAGGCCTTCGAGAAAATGTCTTACCTCGAGGCCATCAAATACTTCGAAAAGGCCCTCAGCAAGGGATTCGACAAAAACGGCCTCATCCGGCTTGCAGATGCCTACCGGCTGACCAACAATTCCAGAAAAGCCGCCGAAGTTTACAGCAAAGTGGTGGGTTTGAACCAAATTTTGCCCATCAACTACTTCTATTTTGCTCAAGCCCTGATGAACCAAGGCTTGTATCCGGAGGCGGCAAAATGGTTTGACCGCTATGCCAAGGCCGTGCCTCAGGATCCAAGAGGTGAGAAATTTGCGGCATCCTGTCGCACGATTGAAAGCTATTTTGCCGATACCGCTGAGATTCGCATTCGCCCTTTTCCCCACAACTCCAAAGTCGACGATTTCAGTCCGGTTTGGTACAAAGGGGGCATTCTTTTTTCATCGTCACGGTCGGAGGGAAGTGTCGTCGAATCGCGTTATGACTGGAATGGACAGCCATTTTTGGACTTGTACTATTCCAAAATGACGGGTGAAGGCGAGAAGTTTTCACGGCCTGTGCTGATCAAAGGCAAACTGAACACGCGCTTCCATGAAGCTACCTGCGCTTGGGATTCGCTCAACAGCTTGGTCTATTTCACGCGCAACAATTTCTTCGAAGGCAAGAAAACGACCGACGACAATGGCATCATGAACCTCAAGCTGTTCTATGCCGATGTTCCTCAGACTGGTCCTTGGACCAATGTACGTTCCTTGCCATTCAACAGCGATGTTTATTCGATCGGCCATCCCGCAATCATGTATGGGAGCGAATCGTTGCTGTTTATCAGCGACAAACCGGGCGGATTTGGGGGTACGGACATTTACAGGGCCAATTTTAGTGAAGATGGGTGGGCCGAACCGGTCAACCTTGGCCCCTCCGTCAATACCGCCGGCAATGAAATGTTTCCCTACTTGACGCCCGATGGGTTACTGTATTTCAGTTCGGATGGACTGGGTGGTCTCGGCGGATTGGATGTCTTTTATTGTGATCTGAATGCCAAGGAATGCATTCCGCAAAACATGGGGGCGCCCATTAACAGTTCGGCAGATGACTTTGGTTTCTTGATGTCTGGAGACCATGGTTGGGGAATGTTCTCTTCGAATCGCTTGGGCGGCTTGGGTTCAGATGATATTTATCTCCTGAAGTACGAAAAGCCATCGTGGAAGGGTGTGGTCGTGGATGCGGTGACGAAACAGCCAATCCAGGGTGTGAAAGTTGCTTTGCACCTTCCCCGTATCAATCGCCAAATCACGGCTGAAACCGATCCAAATGGCAATGTCAATTTGCTGCTGAACCGCGATGTGACCTATCAATTGGTTGCTGAGGCCGATCAGTATCGTGCAAAACGGATGGAAATTTCCACCTATGGCGCTAAAAAGGACGATCAATTGCAGGATACGATCTTTATGGAGCGTCCATCGATCATCGTCGTCACCAAGGTGCTCGATGTGAGCACGGGCTTTCCCATTACCAACGCCAAGGTGCGTATTGTCGGCAGCGACATGACCATGAAGACCGATTCGGCAGGTGAAGTAACCTTCTATTATGATCCTTATCCAGAATACGAACAACGGCCTGTGGACTGCCCTGAGCAGGAAATCGCCCAATACTGCTTCAAGTTTCAGGACGAAGGCATTCTGGATTTTGACACTTTGCAGTTGACCTACGAATGGTCTTTTGGGGACGGCACCAAGGTGCGGGAACTCGAGCCCCGGCATTGTTACCGTGGTCCGGGGACATACCACGTCGAGTTGAATTTGCTCGACCGAGCCGGCCAAGTGTTCATGAACCAAGCGACCTACGACTTGGAAGTCAGGCCGCCGGCGGGCTTGTTGATCGATGGGCCTGACACGGTGCGTGTTGGTAGTCGCGTGTCTTATGCCTCCGGACGTGCCATTCTTGATGGCTGCAGCCTTGATCAATTCCAATGGGATTTGAATTCGGGAGAAACCTTCAGCGGATTGGGATTTTCGCATGTGTTTGCGAAGCCCGGCCGGTACCGCCTGCGTCTGAATGCAAGTGGAACTGGAGACCAAGCACCCCAAGCCTGCAGCAGTTGCATGACCAAAGACATCGTCGTGTTGGAAAGCGATTGGATCAAACCCGATCGCGATTCGTTGATTTTTGCATGGTCCAAAACCCCGACAACGCCAGCGCCTAAAATCGAATGCGAACAGCAACAACCGGAAAGTTATTGCTACAATTTCTTTGACGATGGCGACCTTGCCTCCGATTCGCTGCCCTACCTCTACCATTGGGATCTGGGTGACGGCACCAAAATGCAGGGTTTGACCATCAATCATTGTTATGCACAGCCGGGAACCTATACCATCCGATTGGAGGTGGTGGATCCTTTTACGAATCGAATCGTTTCCGTGGTGAGCGAGTATGATCTCGAGGTCAAGGATTTGCGACAGGTGTATGTAGAAAGCTACGATACGGTGGCTGTGGGTACGTCAATCGAATTTGATGCATTGAAGTCGGATGTGCCGGGATGCAACATTCAGTCTGTTTCTTGGGACTTTGGAGATGGGGCGAAGGCAACCGGGGCTGTTACGATGCATGAATACACCCGTCGCGGAACTTTCCGCGTGCAAATGATCGTGCAGGGCGTTGATCCGCGCACGGGCCAAGCCTGCTCCAAATGTACCTACAAGGAGGTTCAAGTTTTGCCCGACTACCGTGGCAATGAGGTTCGGGACTCGCTGCAACAAATTGCGGAGATTGCCACTACAGGTCGCAGCATTCCTACAGGCACAGTATTGCTGGAAATCTTGAAAGAGGGTTATGGCAATCACCGCCTGAGTTTTGATCCTGGAACCAAGCCAGGAATTGTACGCGATTCGGTTTTTATGGAGAAGCCCGGTGGTCAAGGAGCTGTTATTGTAGATGTTGCTGATGAAAAGACCCGCTTGCGCCTCAAGCAGGTCACTTTGACTTTGCGGGATGCCACAACGGGCATCGAAATCGGCACCTACGATTTGGAGGAAGGTGCCATGACACTCCCGTTGGAACCCGGAAAAACCTATTCGATGGTTGCTTCCAAGCCGGGTTATTTGAATGCTGCCCAGGATGTCGGGCCGATCGAAAAGGGCAAGAAACTCACGCAAATCCACTTCGAATTGAAGCAAGCGATTGTCGGCAGCTCTTGGGTGTTCCACAATTTGTACTATGACTTCGACCGTGCAAACATTCGTCACGACGCGGCCATCGAATTGGAAAAGCTCGCAGGATTCCTCAAGGCCAATCCTAGCTTGACCATTGAGCTGGGTTCGCATACCGACGTGCGCGGGAGCGATGCCTACAACCTCGAATTGTCACAAAACAGGGCCAATTCGGCTGTGGAATACCTCAAAACACGTGGAATTTCAGGGCAATCGCATTGTGCCACGTGGTTATGGCGAGCAAAAACTAACCAACCGTTGCGAAGATGGTGTGACTTGCAGCGAAGCACAGCACCAAGAAAATCGCCGCACAGAAATCACCATTTTGGGTTTGAAGGATCCGATTTATTCACAGGCAAGAAAAGTCGAGGACATCTGGGGAACCGTATCGCTCAGCATTCCTTCGACGCCGCAGTTTTCGGGACCGTTTACCATTTTGGTGGGTACCTATGTGCGAGAGAAAGACCCTGCCTTTTTCCAGGCATTGGACGGAAAATTTGCTGTCACGGGCAAAAAAGTCGACGGATTCTGGGAATATACCACCGGAAGTTATCCTGA
- a CDS encoding PKD domain-containing protein → MRCQGETVNFSAAPSTGVGPLTYAWDFGDGVTTTGLNVSHSYATQDTFNVLLVVTDGNGCRDSIVQPMIIARPVAAFAAILSTASCPPLQASYQITNLVNIASWSWDFGDGSPIVNGNAAPFHTYNTPGTFAVTLIVQTITGCADTLLVPNGAVVSGPVGTFSFSPSVTCPGQPVEFIMSPAGAYLNFWTFGDGQAQLSGDTVIYAYSGAGTFTPALLVQDSSGCQLAAPSMGPIQVLPPPIANFGYSDTLLCLADTVRFSDSTVYGGGPATFLWTFGDGGVDSVQNPNHYYSTPGIYPVTLSVTDTLGCSDQDTVLSAVWLMEYYAGFAISDTVVCPNDVITFMDTSYSDTTIVAWFWDFGDTNTAVDSIVTHQYADTGWYNVTLVITTATGCTDTIVVDSAVHVQIPTGSFTISSDTTCPGIPLQFTFNGGNWIVPTWYFGNGDSLVGGDTVSYAYGSPGTYSATVLMTDTLGCTATLPTPFPVDVLPPPIAAFAVDSLVHCDPGNVNLWDLSTYSTGAAAINWDFGDGNTGTGAPATHFYATPGLLHGDFGSDGFARLYRYRNRCRYRAHSSANRQFHFRCHYRMFARYDHFYRQFGL, encoded by the coding sequence GTGCGCTGCCAGGGCGAGACGGTCAACTTCTCGGCTGCGCCCTCGACCGGAGTGGGGCCACTTACCTACGCATGGGACTTTGGCGACGGCGTAACCACTACCGGACTCAATGTCTCGCATTCCTACGCCACCCAAGACACTTTTAATGTATTGCTCGTCGTCACCGACGGCAACGGCTGCCGCGACAGCATCGTGCAGCCGATGATCATTGCACGCCCGGTAGCGGCCTTTGCAGCGATTCTCTCGACGGCAAGTTGCCCGCCGTTGCAGGCAAGTTATCAGATCACCAACTTGGTAAATATTGCGAGTTGGAGTTGGGATTTTGGCGACGGTTCGCCGATTGTCAATGGCAACGCAGCGCCTTTCCACACCTACAATACGCCTGGAACTTTTGCCGTGACGCTGATCGTGCAAACGATTACAGGTTGCGCGGATACCTTGTTAGTTCCCAATGGTGCAGTGGTAAGTGGCCCGGTCGGGACGTTCAGCTTTTCACCATCGGTGACCTGTCCGGGGCAGCCCGTCGAATTTATCATGAGCCCTGCCGGGGCCTACCTTAACTTTTGGACGTTTGGCGATGGTCAGGCGCAATTGAGTGGTGACACCGTGATCTATGCTTATTCCGGTGCGGGGACGTTTACGCCCGCCTTGTTGGTGCAGGATAGTTCGGGATGTCAACTCGCAGCACCGTCCATGGGGCCGATTCAGGTTTTGCCACCCCCGATTGCCAATTTTGGCTATTCCGATACGCTGCTTTGTCTCGCAGATACGGTTCGTTTTTCTGACAGCACGGTCTATGGGGGCGGTCCGGCCACTTTCTTGTGGACATTTGGTGACGGCGGAGTGGATTCGGTTCAAAATCCCAATCACTATTATTCGACACCAGGGATTTACCCCGTGACACTTTCCGTGACCGATACTTTGGGTTGCAGCGATCAAGACACGGTTTTGTCGGCGGTTTGGCTGATGGAATACTATGCAGGATTCGCCATCTCCGACACGGTGGTTTGCCCCAACGATGTGATCACGTTCATGGATACCTCCTACAGCGACACGACCATTGTCGCTTGGTTTTGGGATTTTGGGGACACCAATACTGCTGTCGATTCGATTGTGACGCACCAATACGCCGACACGGGTTGGTACAACGTGACACTTGTAATCACGACCGCTACGGGTTGCACCGACACAATTGTCGTGGACAGTGCCGTGCATGTCCAAATCCCGACGGGTTCATTCACGATTTCGAGTGACACGACTTGCCCGGGGATTCCGCTGCAATTCACCTTCAACGGCGGTAATTGGATTGTGCCCACTTGGTACTTTGGAAACGGGGACAGCCTCGTCGGAGGCGATACGGTCAGTTATGCTTACGGCTCGCCGGGCACCTATTCGGCGACGGTTTTGATGACCGACACGCTCGGTTGTACCGCCACCTTGCCCACGCCCTTTCCCGTGGACGTGTTGCCGCCTCCGATCGCCGCCTTTGCGGTGGACAGCTTGGTGCATTGCGATCCAGGAAATGTCAATCTCTGGGATTTGAGCACGTATTCGACGGGCGCAGCGGCCATCAATTGGGATTTTGGAGATGGAAATACGGGCACAGGTGCGCCTGCGACGCATTTTTATGCCACGCCTGGGTTATTACACGGTGACTTTGGCAGTGACGGATTTGCTCGGCTGTACCGATACCGCAATCGGTGTCGATACCGTGCGCATTCATCAGCAAATCGCCAATTTCACTTCAGATGCCACTACCGGATGTTTGCCCGTTATGATCACTTTTACCGACAGTTCGGTTTGTGA
- a CDS encoding type IX secretion system membrane protein PorP/SprF, whose amino-acid sequence MRKWAQHSENRRMPRLAAATRRMLMKLVSSLVLTLPLALTLPLTLFSQQDPHHTQYMFNGLSINPAYAGSRGTISGMLFYRNQWTGFEGAPVTQSFSFHMPTAKKRAGFGLNVMNDKIGYTSQQWLTGSYAFIIPVKENASLALGLRGGVMNYRVNWNEVTATDLNDPIVAGNVRSVLMPNVGTGLYFSTPRMYTGLSMPHILNTPLRRSDTGSDAVARLYRHAYFTAGYVLGLENQVQWKPSILLKYSPGAPLEVDVNLMALIARRFWIGASWRSGDAVAAMIDFQIARHLRLGYAFDYSITELRKFHNGSHELLLGFEIFPKRALTKSPRYF is encoded by the coding sequence ATGAGAAAGTGGGCCCAACATAGCGAAAATCGGAGGATGCCGCGGCTTGCCGCAGCAACCCGGCGCATGTTGATGAAACTTGTTTCATCCCTCGTTCTCACACTCCCTCTCGCTCTCACGCTCCCACTCACACTATTTTCCCAGCAGGATCCGCACCATACACAGTACATGTTCAACGGGCTGTCGATCAATCCCGCGTATGCCGGTTCGCGGGGGACGATTTCGGGGATGCTGTTTTACAGGAACCAATGGACCGGCTTTGAGGGCGCACCTGTGACGCAGTCCTTCTCGTTTCACATGCCCACGGCCAAGAAGCGCGCTGGTTTTGGCCTCAATGTGATGAATGACAAAATTGGCTACACCAGTCAGCAATGGCTGACGGGGAGCTATGCCTTCATCATTCCCGTCAAGGAAAATGCAAGCCTTGCCCTCGGCCTCCGTGGTGGCGTGATGAATTATCGGGTGAATTGGAATGAAGTGACTGCGACCGATCTCAACGACCCGATTGTCGCAGGAAATGTTCGTTCGGTTTTGATGCCCAATGTGGGTACCGGATTGTATTTCAGCACGCCCCGCATGTACACGGGCCTCTCGATGCCCCATATTTTGAATACTCCGCTGCGGCGTTCCGATACCGGATCCGATGCCGTGGCTCGGCTTTACCGCCATGCCTACTTCACCGCCGGATACGTTTTGGGTTTGGAGAATCAGGTGCAATGGAAGCCGTCCATCCTGTTGAAATACAGTCCCGGCGCGCCTTTGGAGGTGGATGTGAACTTGATGGCTTTGATCGCAAGACGTTTTTGGATCGGGGCTTCCTGGCGCAGCGGGGATGCTGTCGCGGCCATGATCGACTTCCAAATCGCAAGACATTTGCGTTTGGGTTATGCATTTGATTATTCTATCACCGAACTTCGTAAGTTTCACAATGGTTCCCACGAACTTTTGCTGGGCTTCGAAATCTTTCCCAAAAGGGCATTGACCAAGAGTCCAAGATATTTCTGA